A section of the bacterium genome encodes:
- the rpsG gene encoding 30S ribosomal protein S7, which yields MSRRRSPEKRILPPDPRFGDVMVTKFINYCMKGGKRSVSEKSFYTALDMIKEKSGQDGIEVFRAALNNVKPSVEVKSRRIGGATYQVPVEVRAERRTQLAMRWLIGFARSRPENTFAERLAAEFMMASKNEGPSIKKREDTHRMAEANRAFAHCRW from the coding sequence ATGTCGCGACGCAGGTCCCCCGAGAAGCGAATTCTGCCCCCGGATCCCCGGTTCGGCGATGTGATGGTGACGAAGTTCATCAACTACTGCATGAAGGGCGGCAAGCGGAGCGTCTCCGAGAAGTCTTTCTACACGGCTCTCGACATGATCAAGGAGAAGAGCGGCCAGGACGGCATCGAAGTCTTCCGCGCCGCCTTGAACAACGTCAAGCCGAGTGTCGAGGTGAAGTCCCGTCGTATCGGTGGTGCCACCTATCAGGTGCCTGTCGAGGTGCGGGCCGAGCGGCGGACCCAGTTGGCCATGCGTTGGCTGATCGGGTTCGCGCGCAGTCGTCCGGAAAACACGTTCGCGGAACGTCTGGCGGCTGAATTCATGATGGCGAGCAAAAACGAAGGACCGTCTATCAAGAAGCGCGAAGACACTCACCGCATGGCTGAAGCGAACCGCGCGTTCGCCCACTGCCGCTGGTAA
- the rpsL gene encoding 30S ribosomal protein S12: MPTLSQLVRKGRKPQLKKSKCPALQACPQRKGVCTRVYTQTPKKPNSALRKIARVRLTNGIEVTAYIPGEGHNLQEHSIVLVRGGRVKDLPGVRYHIIRGTQDASGVDDRRQGRSKYGAKRPKG, encoded by the coding sequence TTGCCTACGCTCAGCCAGTTGGTTCGCAAGGGCCGCAAGCCCCAGCTGAAGAAGAGCAAGTGTCCTGCCCTGCAGGCCTGCCCCCAGCGCAAGGGTGTGTGCACCCGCGTGTACACCCAGACGCCGAAGAAGCCGAACTCCGCCCTGCGGAAGATCGCCCGCGTGCGTCTGACCAACGGCATCGAGGTGACGGCCTACATCCCGGGTGAGGGCCACAACCTGCAGGAGCACAGCATCGTGCTCGTGCGGGGTGGTCGTGTGAAGGATCTGCCCGGCGTCCGGTACCACATCATCCGCGGTACCCAAGATGCCTCCGGCGTCGACGATCGTCGCCAGGGCCGTTCGAAGTACGGGGCGAAGCGGCCCAAGGGCTAG